DNA sequence from the Gallaecimonas xiamenensis 3-C-1 genome:
GAGGGCACTTCCACCAGATCCGAGGGCAGCCTGATGCCGGAGAGGATCTCATAGGGCTGGCTGGCCAGCAGGTTGTTGAGGGCATGGCCGCTCTCGTGCATCAGGCTCTTGAGGTGCTTGTGGTGCCAGCTGTCCGTGGGCAGGTTCATCACCAGCACCGAGGCCGGCAGCTGCACCCCGTCTATGCCCCGGCGCAGTTCCCGGTGGCGGTTATGGCCGTATTTACCGTCGCGGCCGAATAAATCCAGGTACAGCTCACCAATGGCCTTGCCCTGGCGTTCCAGGCGGTAGGCGCTGATGCCGTCTGCCCAGTTGAGTTTCGGCTTGATGGGTTTGAACTGGATATCCAACTCCTGGCCCAGCCAGGCCAGGTAACCGGCCAATACCGCCTTGGGCTGGTAGCTGACCGGCTCTTCCTTTTTACCATCCTGGCCCAGTTGCCAAAGGGGTTTATCTCCTTGGGCTTTTCGCTCGGCCTCGGAAGCGGCCAGGTTACGCTTGGACAGCTTGTCCAGGTAGCGCCAGACAGCTTCGCCATTGCCCAGTTGGGTACGGGCCAGGCGGCGATCGGCGTAGTCTTTGAAACCGTCCAGCTTGGCCTGCTGCTGGCGTACGGCCAGCAGATCCTTGAGCACAGCGCCGTTGCTGGCCTTCAGGCGGCTTTCGTAAGCGACGAACATATCCTGCTGACATTGGGCCGGCACGTCTTTGAGGGCGGCCAGCACGGAGCCGCCGCGCAGGGGAATGGCCTCTTGCCAGCGCTTGGGCAGGTTGCCTTGACAACCCTTGGGCACCGGGTAGCTGCCATCGTACTTGTCGATATTGCCGCGAAACCGCTGACTGAGCTGGCGGGCCTTGTCGTTGACCGCCCTGTACTGGGCGCTTTTGAGGGCTTTGGAGGAGCCGGCCCAGGCTTTAAGGGCTTGGGCTTCGAGGCCACTGGCCTGGGGCAGCAGGGCGCGGGCCTGAAGGCGCAGGCTGTTGGTGTGTTTCTCAAAGGCCTGGGACAGGTTGTTGATGCACTGGCGAGCGGCCTTGCGGGTTTGGGGCGCGGTGGCGGCGTCGTTAAACACATAGGCGGCCAGCAGCTTGTTGCGGGCCGGCAGCCGCCATTGATCCACGGCCTGGAGCCAGGCTTGGGGTTCTTGGGGGAAAGCGGGCAGGGCGGTAAGCCCTGCCAGTTCAGATTGGCAATCGAAGGAAGGGGAGAGGGACGGCTCAGCTGCCTGTTTGGCCAACAGGGGGAAGCTCATCAGGGAGGCCAAAAGCATCCATCGCATACAGCACTCTTTCCTTAGCCGAACTGTGGCGGCGTTTGAGTTTCTCGATATGACGCAGGCGAGGCAGCAGGCCACAACCGTTGGCTACCTGGATAGACAGGCCGGGACGGGCGTTCAGTTCCAGGAGCAGCGGCCCCTTGTTCTTGTCCAGCACCAGATCGGTGCCGATATAGCCCAGGTCGGTCATGTCGTAGCAGGT
Encoded proteins:
- a CDS encoding M3 family metallopeptidase yields the protein MRWMLLASLMSFPLLAKQAAEPSLSPSFDCQSELAGLTALPAFPQEPQAWLQAVDQWRLPARNKLLAAYVFNDAATAPQTRKAARQCINNLSQAFEKHTNSLRLQARALLPQASGLEAQALKAWAGSSKALKSAQYRAVNDKARQLSQRFRGNIDKYDGSYPVPKGCQGNLPKRWQEAIPLRGGSVLAALKDVPAQCQQDMFVAYESRLKASNGAVLKDLLAVRQQQAKLDGFKDYADRRLARTQLGNGEAVWRYLDKLSKRNLAASEAERKAQGDKPLWQLGQDGKKEEPVSYQPKAVLAGYLAWLGQELDIQFKPIKPKLNWADGISAYRLERQGKAIGELYLDLFGRDGKYGHNRHRELRRGIDGVQLPASVLVMNLPTDSWHHKHLKSLMHESGHALNNLLASQPYEILSGIRLPSDLVEVPSKVLEQLAWDPKVHKAVTGIAHSPTPDDRQSGIALDERILKSAMALAYHQSGQPDMEAINGELYRKYLHRDYIPGLSPQYAFRHLASYGPAYFTYLYADAKANDISDAIKAGQLSLRQFAHCMLEPGASIPARDQLACATAVD